A window of the Brumimicrobium sp. genome harbors these coding sequences:
- a CDS encoding NAD(P)-dependent oxidoreductase, whose product MKLGIIREGKTPPDKRVPLSPNQCTLLMEQYPHVQVFVQKSPIRIFKDEEYTQLGIPVVDNLQDCDIIMGVKEVNIEDLIPNKHFFFFSHTLKKQPYNRKLLQAVVKNKIQLTDYEVLKNKHDHRIIGFGRFAGIVGCYNAFLTYGLKHNLYKLKPANLCFNKEELEQELSKVLLPKNTKIVVTGFGRVGHGIQEILNILPITEVTPEEYLTEEFDEPVYTHLNISDYVAKNDGQELDLDAFYSDGSGHISTFPRYLSKSDMFIAGHFWKSGSPYFFTKEDLNQKNNRLSVVADISCDVNGPIATTIRASTIENPIYGYDPSTGTEVDFMDSNAIAVMAVDNLPCELSRDASEDFGSNLIQFVFPALFGDDPDQIIFRGTETTKEGELTPHFKYLEDYLNGVEKEFI is encoded by the coding sequence ATGAAATTAGGTATTATCAGAGAAGGAAAAACACCACCAGATAAACGCGTTCCACTAAGTCCAAATCAATGCACTTTACTTATGGAACAATATCCACACGTGCAAGTGTTTGTGCAAAAGAGCCCTATTCGAATTTTCAAAGATGAAGAATATACGCAATTAGGAATTCCCGTTGTGGATAACCTCCAAGATTGCGATATTATAATGGGAGTGAAGGAGGTAAATATTGAAGATTTAATCCCAAATAAACACTTCTTTTTCTTCTCACACACCTTAAAGAAACAACCTTATAATAGAAAATTACTTCAAGCTGTTGTAAAGAACAAAATACAACTAACAGACTATGAAGTACTTAAGAACAAACATGATCATAGAATTATTGGATTTGGGAGATTTGCTGGAATTGTTGGATGCTACAATGCGTTTTTAACATACGGTTTAAAACATAATCTTTATAAACTGAAGCCAGCAAATTTATGCTTCAATAAAGAAGAATTAGAGCAAGAACTATCAAAAGTTTTACTACCAAAGAATACAAAAATTGTAGTTACTGGCTTTGGTAGAGTAGGTCATGGCATTCAAGAGATTTTAAATATTCTACCTATTACGGAGGTTACTCCCGAAGAATATTTGACAGAAGAATTCGATGAACCAGTATATACACATCTGAATATTAGTGATTATGTTGCAAAAAATGATGGACAGGAATTGGATCTAGATGCTTTCTATAGCGATGGGTCAGGACATATATCAACCTTTCCCCGTTATTTGAGTAAATCAGATATGTTTATCGCGGGACATTTTTGGAAATCAGGATCTCCTTATTTCTTTACAAAAGAGGATTTAAACCAAAAAAATAATCGCTTAAGCGTAGTTGCCGATATTTCATGTGACGTAAATGGACCTATTGCGACAACTATCCGCGCGAGCACTATAGAAAATCCTATTTATGGATATGATCCAAGTACGGGAACTGAAGTTGATTTCATGGATAGCAACGCTATTGCTGTAATGGCAGTTGATAATTTACCATGTGAATTATCAAGAGATGCGTCTGAAGACTTTGGTAGTAACCTGATTCAATTCGTATTCCCTGCTCTTTTTGGTGACGATCCAGATCAAATCATTTTTAGAGGCACTGAAACGACGAAAGAAGGGGAATTAACACCTCACTTTAAATATTTGGAAGATTATCTAAATGGTGTAGAGAAAGAATTTATTTAG
- a CDS encoding TonB-dependent receptor → MKFLTLVLIMVLNLGLSYSQTKISMMVRDSKNLPVEYANFRLFSTQDSSVVSGGYSDDKGNIFIENIVPGKYYGIITAYGFVNQLLPNITVKAAQPILALGKITLDNMKSQELEEVEIQGKSSAAIENSIDKRTYNVEEDMTSAGGSVTDVLNNIPSIEVDSDGNISLRGNGSVTILIDGRESVLSSGDGALNGIPASAIERIEVVTNPSSKYNPDGTAGIINIILKKKKLRGFNFDVQANIASENLYNGSINFNYRNEKLNFYTSYSMRYREGHRNNFTDRTSLYNDTTEYLKQRRIGSDLERGHVGKIGIDFYLDSNQVLGISASGNYTDRNRGGLQNNYLYLNDTLTQFWKRDTYEPRNRISIDINADYKLDFKDKKGNLYISAMESLGDSKSTGDYEEYFFHSNEFINPYLSGYQRQGKKGNSNRFTFKTDLERQVNDKISYETGIQAIIYRMNDSNSYIYFDTVTQQEMPDLNADNKLLYDENIFSAYGSFSHTVTNYFSYKAGLRLEQAFSQPKLIKTNQKFNRNYFSYFPSIHLLFGTDKIGKFTLSYARRINRPDGWSISPFPTYDDPLNLRIGNPGLMPEYINSFEVGYEKNFTNFSVMTTFYFRQTENKIQRIRKFYDNGVSAMTFSNINQSYDYGLELVGSYSPFTWWKNMFSFNAYESRLSANVDGVVLSNKGISWGVKLNTTFSLFNNTTKIQINAQYVAPKYGIQGKAVWQPGIDAGITKSLLDKHLEIGVKVTDIFNMQHFYSEMYAGNITQTTTFEWTSRRLYLTVSYKFRNITMKEKKQIPSTGESGGEPSFE, encoded by the coding sequence ATGAAATTCCTTACCCTTGTTTTAATTATGGTTTTGAATCTTGGCCTGTCTTATTCACAGACAAAGATATCCATGATGGTAAGAGATTCTAAAAATCTTCCTGTAGAGTATGCTAATTTTAGATTGTTTTCTACTCAAGATTCTTCCGTTGTTTCTGGCGGATATTCCGATGATAAAGGAAATATCTTTATAGAAAATATTGTGCCGGGTAAGTATTATGGAATTATTACTGCTTATGGTTTTGTAAATCAACTCTTACCAAATATTACAGTAAAAGCAGCCCAACCTATCTTAGCTCTAGGGAAAATCACCTTGGATAACATGAAAAGTCAAGAACTAGAAGAAGTAGAAATTCAAGGAAAATCTTCGGCAGCCATTGAAAATAGTATTGATAAAAGAACATATAATGTAGAAGAAGACATGACTTCCGCCGGTGGTAGTGTGACGGATGTATTGAATAATATTCCTTCCATTGAAGTTGACAGTGATGGAAATATTTCCTTGCGAGGAAATGGAAGTGTTACGATTTTAATAGATGGCAGAGAGAGTGTTCTTTCTAGTGGAGATGGCGCTTTAAATGGTATTCCCGCAAGTGCTATTGAGCGTATTGAAGTGGTAACAAACCCTTCTTCAAAATACAACCCAGATGGAACAGCAGGTATCATCAATATCATTCTAAAAAAGAAGAAACTACGTGGTTTCAATTTTGATGTGCAAGCTAACATTGCTAGTGAGAATCTCTATAATGGAAGTATAAACTTTAATTATAGAAATGAGAAACTTAATTTTTACACCAGCTATTCTATGCGCTATAGAGAAGGACACAGGAATAATTTTACAGATCGAACTTCTCTATACAACGATACTACTGAATATCTTAAACAACGAAGAATCGGGAGTGATTTAGAACGTGGACATGTAGGGAAAATTGGTATAGATTTCTATTTGGACTCTAATCAAGTACTTGGAATCTCGGCAAGTGGTAATTATACAGATAGAAATAGAGGTGGTTTACAAAACAATTACTTATATCTTAATGATACACTGACTCAATTTTGGAAACGAGACACTTATGAACCAAGAAACCGTATATCCATTGATATTAATGCAGATTATAAGCTGGATTTTAAAGATAAAAAAGGAAACCTATATATTTCAGCTATGGAATCTTTAGGTGATTCCAAATCAACAGGAGACTATGAAGAATATTTCTTTCATTCAAATGAATTCATCAACCCATATTTAAGCGGATACCAAAGACAAGGTAAAAAAGGAAATAGTAATCGTTTTACCTTTAAGACGGATTTAGAACGCCAGGTTAACGATAAGATATCTTATGAAACCGGTATCCAAGCTATCATTTATAGAATGAATGATAGTAATTCATATATCTATTTTGATACAGTTACCCAACAAGAAATGCCTGATTTAAATGCCGATAACAAGTTGTTGTATGATGAAAATATTTTCTCTGCATATGGCTCTTTTAGTCACACAGTTACCAACTATTTCTCTTATAAAGCTGGATTACGCTTAGAACAAGCTTTTTCTCAGCCAAAATTGATAAAAACTAATCAGAAATTTAATCGTAATTATTTTAGCTATTTTCCCTCTATCCACTTATTATTCGGAACTGATAAAATTGGAAAATTCACATTGAGTTATGCAAGAAGGATAAATCGCCCAGATGGGTGGTCTATTAGTCCATTTCCCACCTACGATGACCCGCTTAACTTACGGATAGGGAATCCGGGACTGATGCCTGAATATATTAATTCTTTTGAAGTAGGGTATGAGAAAAATTTTACGAATTTTAGCGTGATGACTACTTTTTACTTTAGGCAAACAGAAAATAAAATTCAACGAATTCGTAAGTTTTACGACAATGGTGTAAGCGCTATGACTTTCTCTAATATCAACCAAAGTTATGATTATGGGCTAGAATTAGTTGGTTCGTATTCTCCTTTTACATGGTGGAAAAATATGTTTTCTTTTAATGCCTATGAATCGAGACTGTCAGCTAACGTGGATGGTGTTGTATTGAGTAATAAAGGTATCAGTTGGGGTGTGAAACTAAATACAACGTTCTCATTATTTAATAACACTACTAAAATTCAAATTAATGCGCAATATGTGGCACCTAAATACGGAATTCAAGGTAAGGCCGTATGGCAACCTGGAATAGATGCAGGTATAACTAAGAGTTTACTTGATAAACATTTGGAAATAGGAGTGAAGGTAACTGACATTTTCAATATGCAACATTTTTATAGTGAAATGTATGCAGGTAATATTACTCAAACAACCACTTTCGAATGGACGTCTAGAAGATTGTATTTAACAGTTTCTTATAAGTTTAGAAATATTACAATGAAAGAGAAGAAACAAATCCCGAGTACAGGAGAATCAGGTGGGGAACCTTCTTTTGAATAA
- a CDS encoding histidine kinase, whose protein sequence is MKKRKILYWIIQLTSWGVFCFILAIANIVNEKENVEAISKIINKIFFLYIFLITISHTMRMVLIKRGWLDLKIIQLVPRAIGLVIIASLFLLALNEFVNFFIFNEVISYLEFFVNIWMYSLLLLVWLAIYLTNHLLDRSRIQEMNNLILQTSQTKTELKVLRDQLNPHFLFNSLNSIRALIETDPYHAKSAITNLSNLLRSSLALGKKTLVNLDEEIYLITEYLKLEKIRYEERLHYEINNNVHEPVIIPPFLLQGMIENAIKHGISRLVNGGNIEININFKDDKLFLEVINSGKFSQEKEIDKPESRVGVENTRRRLDLLYGENAQFNIQNIEGDLVKTTIWIKKSQLNREKD, encoded by the coding sequence TTGAAGAAAAGGAAAATTCTATATTGGATAATTCAGCTCACGTCTTGGGGGGTGTTTTGTTTTATTTTGGCTATCGCAAATATTGTAAATGAAAAAGAAAATGTGGAAGCCATAAGCAAAATCATTAACAAGATTTTCTTTTTATACATCTTTTTGATCACGATTTCTCATACTATGCGCATGGTCTTGATTAAACGTGGCTGGTTAGATTTAAAAATTATTCAATTAGTTCCAAGAGCTATCGGATTAGTCATCATCGCCTCTTTATTTTTATTAGCCCTCAATGAATTCGTTAATTTTTTCATATTTAATGAAGTCATTTCCTATCTGGAGTTTTTTGTCAATATTTGGATGTACTCTCTTTTATTGCTTGTATGGCTTGCTATATATTTAACGAACCATTTGTTAGATAGATCACGTATTCAGGAGATGAATAATTTGATTCTTCAAACTAGTCAAACTAAAACAGAATTAAAAGTGTTGAGAGACCAATTAAATCCTCATTTTCTATTCAATTCATTAAATAGCATCAGAGCGCTGATAGAGACTGACCCCTATCATGCTAAGTCAGCGATTACTAACTTATCTAACTTACTCAGGAGTTCATTAGCTTTAGGGAAAAAGACTTTAGTAAATTTGGATGAAGAAATATATTTGATAACAGAATATTTAAAATTGGAGAAAATAAGATATGAGGAGCGACTTCATTATGAGATTAATAATAATGTACATGAACCCGTCATAATCCCTCCTTTTTTACTTCAAGGAATGATAGAAAATGCTATTAAACATGGAATTTCTAGGTTAGTAAATGGTGGAAATATTGAAATAAATATTAATTTTAAAGACGATAAATTATTTCTTGAAGTAATTAACAGTGGAAAATTCTCTCAAGAAAAAGAAATAGATAAACCTGAGAGTAGAGTTGGTGTAGAGAATACAAGACGTAGATTAGATTTATTATATGGGGAAAATGCTCAATTTAATATTCAAAATATCGAAGGTGACTTGGTTAAAACCACTATTTGGATAAAAAAGAGTCAATTAAATCGAGAGAAAGATTAA
- a CDS encoding LytTR family DNA-binding domain-containing protein, whose translation MKAIIIDDERLARQELRLLLKDFSSSIEVIGEASNGEEGIAMIQKHQPDLIFLDIQMPDMNGFNMLSKLEEIPKVIFVSAYDEYALDAFRVNALDYLLKPVDPSQLKNAIDKISNDTESDFYSPVKNERENRLLTNEDRIFIKDGEKYFFPYLNEIKYFESQGNYVKVYFKENKPMVLRSLNAIEDKLSSENFFRANRKYLVNISAIKNVENWFNGGLKAILEDDTEVEISRRQARRFKDIMSL comes from the coding sequence ATGAAAGCTATTATTATAGATGATGAAAGATTAGCAAGACAAGAGTTGAGATTGCTATTAAAGGATTTCAGTTCATCCATTGAGGTGATTGGGGAAGCAAGTAATGGTGAAGAAGGGATTGCCATGATTCAAAAACACCAACCTGATTTGATATTCTTGGATATTCAGATGCCAGATATGAATGGTTTTAATATGCTAAGCAAATTAGAGGAAATTCCAAAAGTTATCTTTGTTTCAGCATACGATGAATACGCATTAGATGCTTTTAGAGTAAATGCACTCGATTATTTATTAAAACCAGTAGATCCTTCTCAATTAAAGAATGCTATCGATAAGATTAGTAACGATACAGAGTCTGACTTCTATTCACCTGTCAAAAATGAAAGAGAAAATAGGTTATTGACAAATGAAGATAGAATCTTTATTAAGGATGGAGAGAAGTACTTTTTCCCCTATTTGAATGAAATAAAATATTTTGAAAGTCAAGGGAATTATGTAAAAGTGTACTTTAAGGAAAATAAGCCTATGGTACTTAGAAGTCTCAATGCTATTGAAGATAAATTATCCAGTGAGAACTTTTTCCGAGCAAATAGAAAATATTTGGTAAATATAAGTGCCATTAAGAATGTAGAGAATTGGTTTAATGGAGGATTAAAAGCTATATTAGAGGATGATACAGAGGTTGAAATATCAAGAAGACAAGCTAGACGATTTAAAGATATTATGTCTTTATAA
- a CDS encoding RNA-binding protein: MTNIFVANLDFGITSEDLKATFSQFGIVEYAHVVYDNKTKKSKGYGYVEMPEESDANNAVAALHGIEVNGRILDIKIATPKDQRVKSPKPSKSDKPKFNKFNKEDGFKSKRPFNSESSYNKDYSSFNKEKKEDTVKVKENRVMRPRRKRMGE, encoded by the coding sequence ATGACTAATATTTTTGTAGCCAACCTAGATTTCGGAATTACTTCAGAAGATTTAAAAGCAACCTTTTCTCAATTTGGAATTGTAGAATATGCTCATGTTGTTTATGATAATAAGACTAAGAAATCAAAAGGCTATGGATATGTGGAAATGCCTGAAGAAAGTGATGCAAATAATGCAGTAGCAGCATTACATGGTATAGAAGTAAATGGAAGAATATTAGATATTAAAATTGCTACTCCAAAAGATCAGCGTGTAAAATCTCCAAAGCCTTCTAAATCTGACAAACCAAAATTCAATAAATTCAACAAAGAAGATGGTTTTAAGTCCAAAAGACCTTTCAACAGTGAATCTTCTTACAATAAAGATTATTCCTCATTCAATAAAGAAAAGAAAGAAGACACTGTTAAAGTAAAAGAGAATCGAGTGATGCGCCCTAGAAGAAAAAGAATGGGGGAATAA
- the mnmA gene encoding tRNA 2-thiouridine(34) synthase MnmA produces MKKVVVGLSGGVDSSVAAYLLKEQGYEVVGLFMKNWHDESVTLSDECPWIDDSNDALLVANKLGIPFQVIDLSKEYKERIVDYMFQEYASGRTPNPDVLCNREIKFDIFLKRALELGADYVATGHYCRRRENPDGSYSLLAGLDKSKDQSYFLCQINQQQLSKALFPIGDLQKSEVRRIAHEQALVTADKKDSQGLCFVGKISLPVFLQQQLKSKKGKVIEIPEDFQSLKDYHAIPADFEHIEELVKPFEFHENDGIPVAEHQGAHFYTIGQRKGLQIGGRPQPSFVLQIDVDNNLVYSGQTDSHFGLNRMALKIDNKTLIYVNNLNMFKPDVVSNVLVRIRYRQSLQSARVLVKEEFTYVLFDQLQRGITPGQFCAFYSDTDELLGSGVIEQ; encoded by the coding sequence ATGAAAAAGGTTGTAGTTGGTTTATCAGGTGGAGTTGATTCCAGTGTGGCCGCGTATCTACTGAAAGAACAGGGATATGAGGTTGTTGGTTTATTCATGAAAAACTGGCATGATGAATCGGTAACTCTTTCTGATGAATGTCCATGGATAGATGACTCAAATGACGCCCTACTCGTAGCTAATAAACTCGGTATACCATTCCAAGTGATAGATTTAAGCAAGGAATACAAAGAACGTATCGTAGATTATATGTTTCAAGAATACGCTTCTGGTAGAACTCCTAATCCTGATGTACTTTGCAACCGTGAGATTAAATTCGATATTTTCCTCAAACGTGCACTTGAATTAGGGGCGGATTACGTGGCTACTGGCCACTATTGCAGGAGAAGAGAGAATCCAGATGGAAGTTACAGCTTATTAGCCGGACTCGACAAGAGTAAAGATCAATCTTATTTCTTATGCCAAATCAACCAGCAGCAATTAAGCAAAGCCTTATTCCCAATTGGAGATTTACAAAAGAGCGAAGTTCGTAGAATTGCCCACGAACAAGCATTAGTTACAGCTGATAAAAAGGATTCCCAAGGCTTATGTTTTGTCGGAAAAATCAGTTTACCTGTATTTCTACAACAACAATTGAAGAGCAAAAAAGGAAAAGTAATTGAAATACCAGAGGACTTTCAATCTTTAAAAGATTATCACGCTATTCCAGCTGATTTTGAACATATCGAAGAACTTGTTAAGCCTTTTGAATTCCATGAAAATGATGGAATACCCGTAGCTGAACACCAAGGAGCACATTTTTACACAATAGGTCAAAGAAAAGGATTACAAATAGGTGGTCGTCCCCAACCTTCTTTTGTTCTTCAAATAGACGTGGATAACAACTTGGTTTACAGTGGACAAACTGATTCTCATTTTGGTTTAAATAGAATGGCATTAAAGATTGATAATAAGACACTTATATATGTAAATAATTTAAACATGTTTAAACCTGACGTAGTTAGCAATGTATTAGTGCGAATTCGTTACCGTCAATCTTTACAAAGTGCCCGCGTCCTTGTAAAAGAAGAGTTTACATACGTTTTATTTGATCAATTACAACGTGGGATTACTCCAGGTCAGTTCTGTGCTTTCTATAGCGATACTGACGAGTTATTAGGCTCTGGAGTTATTGAGCAGTAG
- a CDS encoding helix-turn-helix domain-containing protein, with amino-acid sequence MAIADRLKMIMRKAGHTNSSFADYIEIQRSSVSHVLTGRNKPSIDFIEKILRKFPEVDPVWLITGEKQIERVETEVKQTREVMPQKTIISPVRPKRITRIVVYYDDNSYVETQPVSTDTSTAQ; translated from the coding sequence ATGGCAATAGCAGATAGATTAAAAATGATAATGCGTAAAGCTGGGCACACCAATAGTTCATTTGCAGATTATATAGAGATTCAACGCTCTAGCGTTTCTCATGTATTAACAGGAAGAAACAAGCCTAGCATTGATTTCATTGAAAAGATTCTTCGAAAATTTCCTGAAGTTGACCCTGTTTGGCTGATCACAGGCGAAAAGCAAATAGAAAGGGTGGAAACAGAGGTTAAACAAACGAGAGAGGTAATGCCTCAAAAAACAATTATAAGCCCTGTAAGGCCTAAAAGAATCACTCGTATTGTAGTTTATTATGATGATAACTCATACGTTGAAACTCAGCCAGTAAGTACGGATACTTCTACTGCTCAATAA
- a CDS encoding DUF1501 domain-containing protein — protein sequence MKRRKFVKNITLATASMPIVLDKFKYQAIQKKLFNFDKSAEDRVLIIIRMNGGNDGLNTVIPLDQYDNLVIQRQNILIPQNQVLSLSQSNLSLHPSMSGMRNMFEDGQLGIIQNVGYPEQNRSHFRSMDIWTRGAKDPYQSRGWLGRHFDDYYPNYPDDYPNAQYPDPFAISMGYNVSETCQGLMANFSQAIADPFDATTLPNDTIVDDGTYFGSHMTYLYNLIEQTNAYGLRIKNAANAGSTLSSLYDPNNMVAKQLQYVAQMISGGLQTKVYIINLDGFDTHSGQVEEGDVTTGLHANLIGTISSALAAFQDDINLLGLQHRVAGFTFSEFGRQIASNASHGCDHGDAAPMFLFGECISASVIGSNPQISDQIVNQAGVPMQIDFRDVYASILKDWFMVPEEDITPLFEHQIQFLDLLNSCNLSVDKMTKNKDGLALYPNPASEYTNLKFNAKGGRYTLRIYDVSGTLVKEVFADHALQGEQNVPIEIHGLSSGFYSVMLHDGGTAKSIKLIVTK from the coding sequence ATGAAAAGAAGAAAATTTGTAAAAAACATAACTTTGGCTACTGCCAGTATGCCAATAGTATTAGATAAGTTTAAATACCAAGCTATTCAAAAGAAGCTTTTCAATTTTGACAAGAGCGCTGAGGATAGGGTGCTGATTATTATCCGAATGAATGGTGGAAATGACGGTTTGAATACGGTCATCCCTTTGGATCAATATGATAACTTGGTCATCCAAAGACAAAATATTCTAATTCCGCAAAATCAAGTGTTAAGCTTGAGTCAATCTAATTTATCACTACATCCTAGTATGTCTGGTATGCGAAATATGTTTGAAGATGGTCAATTAGGGATTATTCAGAATGTAGGATATCCTGAACAAAATCGTTCGCATTTTCGCTCGATGGATATTTGGACAAGAGGAGCTAAAGATCCATACCAATCTCGTGGATGGTTAGGACGTCATTTTGATGATTACTATCCAAATTATCCTGATGATTACCCCAATGCACAATATCCAGATCCTTTTGCCATAAGTATGGGATATAATGTTTCAGAAACATGTCAAGGATTGATGGCAAATTTCTCTCAAGCGATTGCAGATCCTTTTGATGCTACGACACTTCCGAATGATACTATTGTAGATGATGGAACATATTTTGGCTCTCATATGACGTATTTATACAACTTGATAGAGCAGACCAATGCGTATGGACTTCGTATTAAGAATGCAGCAAATGCTGGTAGCACTTTGTCCTCTTTGTACGATCCAAATAATATGGTTGCAAAACAATTGCAATATGTAGCACAAATGATTTCGGGTGGATTACAAACCAAGGTATATATCATTAATCTAGATGGTTTTGATACGCATAGTGGTCAAGTTGAGGAAGGTGATGTTACTACTGGATTGCATGCCAATTTAATCGGTACAATATCTTCAGCTTTAGCTGCTTTCCAAGATGATATTAATTTATTGGGACTTCAACACCGTGTAGCTGGATTTACCTTCTCTGAGTTTGGAAGACAGATAGCTTCTAACGCTTCTCATGGTTGTGATCATGGAGATGCTGCGCCAATGTTCTTATTTGGTGAATGTATTAGTGCTTCTGTTATTGGTTCTAATCCTCAAATTTCAGATCAAATTGTCAACCAGGCAGGTGTTCCTATGCAAATTGATTTCAGAGATGTGTACGCTTCTATCTTAAAGGATTGGTTTATGGTTCCCGAAGAAGATATTACTCCTTTGTTTGAGCACCAGATTCAGTTCTTAGATTTATTGAATAGCTGTAATTTGAGTGTTGATAAGATGACTAAAAACAAAGATGGTCTAGCATTATACCCAAATCCTGCAAGTGAATATACAAATCTTAAATTCAATGCAAAAGGAGGAAGATATACGTTGCGTATCTATGATGTAAGTGGAACATTGGTGAAAGAAGTGTTTGCTGATCATGCTTTACAAGGCGAGCAAAATGTACCCATTGAAATCCATGGACTCTCTTCAGGGTTTTATTCTGTAATGCTACACGATGGAGGAACAGCTAAGAGTATTAAACTGATTGTAACGAAATAG
- a CDS encoding DUF1800 domain-containing protein: protein MPASVINPPTNHSLDPYTGTWTKQQAAHLLRRTLFGPTFQQLQDAVTNGLDATVTTLLTPKVMDLPLTYDADEGIAPFGQPWNNSVYPGDVAGIQATNTARLKSLAAWAMKSLNNQDTSITEKMSLFWHNHFACPIAADQRSTLDYHLLVHQYALGNFKDFIKEITINPSMLEFQNGATNNVYSPNENYAREFLELFSIGKGLQTGPGDYSNYTEQDVAAGAKIFTGYTIKGIQSSTESSVTSYFMPILHDGTVKQLSYRLNNETVSPNGANEYSDYIDIVFQQDEVARFISRKLYRYFVNYELTDQVEQNIIPAMATIMINNNYEILPVMEALLKSQHFYDVNLIGSCIKSPMEMIFSMINSTNSVINFDLETTYEMYLYLYGVGDNLGQSYGQPPSVSGWTAYYQAPSFTKLWVNSTHIKTRMQISYFFTMMNGIEVNGNSFKVNALGLLDSLSNPSDVNTVVDDIISLLVPKPLNLTQKFTLKYILTGGQADSVWAYQYNAYNASPSDPSLSQPIKQKMEQFILRIATYPEFQTF, encoded by the coding sequence ATGCCAGCATCAGTTATTAATCCCCCAACCAATCATAGTCTGGATCCTTATACAGGAACTTGGACAAAGCAACAAGCAGCACATTTATTGAGGAGAACTTTATTTGGTCCTACTTTTCAACAGTTGCAGGATGCTGTTACAAACGGATTGGATGCCACAGTAACTACTTTATTAACACCTAAAGTTATGGATTTACCCCTGACTTATGATGCAGATGAAGGAATTGCTCCTTTTGGTCAACCGTGGAATAATTCAGTATATCCTGGTGATGTGGCAGGTATTCAAGCAACTAACACAGCTCGTTTAAAATCATTAGCTGCCTGGGCAATGAAAAGCTTAAACAATCAAGATACAAGTATCACTGAAAAAATGAGCTTGTTCTGGCATAATCACTTTGCCTGCCCAATAGCTGCAGATCAACGTTCTACCTTAGATTATCATTTATTGGTGCATCAATATGCACTAGGTAATTTTAAAGACTTCATAAAGGAGATAACCATTAATCCTAGTATGTTGGAGTTTCAGAATGGAGCAACGAACAATGTATATTCACCTAATGAGAATTATGCTCGTGAGTTTTTGGAGTTATTTTCAATAGGGAAGGGCTTACAAACAGGACCTGGTGACTATTCGAATTATACAGAACAAGACGTGGCAGCTGGGGCAAAAATTTTTACTGGTTATACTATTAAAGGCATACAAAGTTCCACAGAATCTAGCGTAACGTCTTATTTTATGCCAATCTTACACGATGGAACTGTAAAACAATTATCCTATCGTTTGAACAATGAAACAGTTTCACCTAATGGAGCCAATGAATATTCTGATTATATAGATATAGTTTTCCAACAAGATGAAGTGGCTCGTTTTATATCTCGTAAATTATACCGCTATTTTGTAAATTATGAATTAACAGATCAAGTTGAGCAAAATATTATTCCAGCTATGGCTACAATTATGATTAATAATAATTATGAAATTTTGCCTGTTATGGAAGCTTTATTGAAATCTCAGCATTTCTATGATGTTAATTTAATAGGATCTTGTATTAAGAGTCCTATGGAAATGATATTTTCCATGATTAATAGCACAAATTCGGTAATCAATTTTGATTTGGAAACAACGTATGAAATGTATTTATACTTATATGGCGTGGGAGATAATTTAGGTCAATCTTATGGTCAACCCCCATCTGTTTCCGGTTGGACAGCATACTATCAAGCACCGAGCTTTACTAAATTATGGGTGAATTCCACACACATCAAAACAAGAATGCAAATTTCTTATTTCTTTACTATGATGAATGGAATTGAAGTGAATGGTAATTCATTTAAGGTGAACGCTTTAGGCTTACTAGATTCCTTATCCAATCCTTCAGATGTAAATACCGTGGTAGATGATATTATCTCTCTTTTGGTTCCAAAACCTCTAAATTTAACACAGAAATTCACATTAAAATATATTTTAACAGGTGGTCAAGCAGATTCTGTTTGGGCATACCAATACAATGCATATAATGCCTCTCCAAGCGATCCAAGTTTATCACAACCGATCAAGCAAAAAATGGAACAATTTATCCTTCGTATTGCGACTTACCCTGAATTTCAAACTTTTTAA